In Pirellula sp. SH-Sr6A, the DNA window GACCCGTCGCGAGCGGGACCACGCCACCAAGGCCAATCTCCCTTTGCCACCTCGATCCCATCTTGCACTCGCTCCGATTGGGCAACCGCCCCCTGCGATGCGAGCAATGAAAGGAGCAAAGTCGCGACGGGGAGGCATCGCAATGTAGATCTCATGGTCGACTCCGAAGCGGATGGTATTCAGATCGTGGAAAACTCGAAAACCCTGCGAATGCAGCGGTTGAAAAGGTATCCTAATGCAATCCCCACCGCAACGGTTGCGTATCCCCGAGACGAGTGAGAAGGATTCACCCCACCAAACAGTGGCTTTCAGCCTCCGCAGCCGTTAGGCTTAACCGGCAAATCGGCAACACAACGCCGGTGAATTCGATTCCAAACGAGGCTAGTTGTCGCAATGGGATTGCCTGGAATGGTACATGGGATCACCACTTGGATGGTCGCGGTCGGCTGCTTGTTCGCATGGATACCCACCGCACCGGCCCAATCCGTGTCGGACCAAGAGGCAGTGAAGGAAACCCTTCGAGTTGGGGACTACGATCGGTCGATCGCAATCGCCAAGGAGCAAGTCGAGAAGCGAGTCTGGAACGAAAAGTGGCCCGCGACCTTGATCGAAACCTACATGACCCTCGGCCGCTATGCCGATGCAGTTCCCGTCCTCGAGGACTCGCTGACTCGATTCGGCGACAGCCTCCGCATTCGCCTGCTCGCCATCCAAGTCTACCGGATGAACAATGAGAGTTCGAAGGCCAAAGAGCAATTTGAACTCATCGACACGATGGTCCAGCGCAGCCCTTGGCGCTACACGGGCTCGTCCGAGCTGGTTCCCCTCGGAGAATACTTTCTCCTGCGAGGAGAAGATCCCAAAACAGTTCTCAAGGCATGCTTTGATCAAGCCATCAAAGCGGATCCAGCCATGATCGACGCACACCTCGCCACCGCCCGCATGGCATTGAGTAAGAACGATGCGAAGGTGGCTTCGCAGTCGCTCGCCAAAGCGCTCAAACTCGACGAAAAATCTCCGGAAGTCCAGTATTTGCTCGCCAAAACATGGTCTTCGACAGAGCCGGAGCGAGCGACCAACCATTTGAAGGAATCTCTCGCGATCAATCCTCGCTACATTCCATCCCTCTTGATGGTCGCAGAAGAGAAGATGAACGAAGAGGCGTATGAAACGGCTCTCGAGGTGCTGGACGAAGTCGAAAAGGTTAACCCACGCCTCCCTGCGATGTGGGCCCTGCGCGCCGCGATCGCACACTTGCAGGGCCGGTACCCGGACGAGGGTAGCCATCGCACCAAAGCGTTCGAACCATGGGCTTTGAACCCGGAGGTCGATCACACCATCGGAAAACACTTGGCCATGCACTACCGGTTCTCCGAATCCGTGGATTACCAGCGCCGATCCCTTACGATGGACGCGCGCTACGTTCCCGCTCAAACACAACTCGCCCAGGACTTGTTGCGGCTCGGCAAAACGGACGACGGTTGGACTTGGGTGGATAAGGTCCGAACCGAAGACCCCTACGACGTCACCATCTTCAATCTAAAGCAGCTTCAGAAAGAGCTGGACCGTTTCGCGACGCTTGAGGCACCGGGATTCGTGATCCGCATGGACGCTCGGGAGGCGAAGATCTATGGCCAAGATGTCGTGACCATCTTGTCGGAAGCCAGAAAGGTCCTCACGGAGAAATACGCCGTCGAGCTGGAGGAACCTGTTTACGTGGAGATCTTTCCAAGGCAAAAAGATTTTGCGATTCGGACATTCGGTCTTCCTGGAGGTCAAGGTTTCTTAGGAGTTTGTTTCGGGCGGCTTATCACAGCCAATTCACCTGCGGCCCTTCAAGTCGATTCGAATTGGAAATCAGTCCTATGGCACGAATACTGCCACGTCGTCACGCTGCAGAAGACGAAGAACAAGATGCCGCGATGGCTCTCCGAAGGAATCTCTGTCTATGAAGAGAGACTGCGCGATAAGACTTGGGGCCAAAGCATGGATCCCAACTATCGAGAGATGATCCTGGGCGAAGATTTGGTCCCTCTGAGCAAACTGAGCAGCGCGTTCTTGAATGCAAAGTCTCCGATGCATGTCCAGTTTGCTTACTTCGAATCCTCGCTGGCTGTGCAGTTCTTGATCGAGACCTACGGCATGCCTGCGATGCTTCAGTTGCTGGATAATCTTGCTATCGGTATGCCCGCCGATGACGCTCTCCGACGAGCTCCGGGCAGCCTCGAAGCGCTCGATCAAGAGTTTGAGGCGTTTATTAAAAAGGAAGCAATGGCACTCGCTCCCCATGCTGACTGGAGCAAGCCGACCGGTGACGACAGGGCCGAGGTCGAGGCTTGGTACCAAGAGAATCCGAAGGCGTATTACAGCATCGAGCGAGCCGCTCGCGGCGCAATCCAGAATGAGAATTGGGAAGAAGCGTTGCAGCGAGCCAAAGAGTTGGAGGCATTATGGCCTGAAGATCCTAGGTCCGATGGATGCCATGCGATGCTGAGCCGAATCTACCGAGAGATGGGTGCGTTGGATGACGAACGCACCCATTTGATCCGATGGTTAGAGCGATCTTCGGATGCCCTGGACGCGTTGCTGCGGGTAAGTGAAATCGACTGGAAAGGTGGACGGGCCCTCGAGACATTGGAATGGTGCGAACGGATGCAAGCCGTTCAGCCACTGCGATTCGATGTCCAAGAACGACGCGCCCTATCCGCTGAAAAAGGCGAACGGTGGGACCTCGCCGAAGCAGCATGGAAAGCCTGTATGGAACTGGATCCGTTCGATATCGCTTGGATCGAATATCGAATTGCGGTCGCGCTGAAGAAGCAAGGCAAAATGGAAGAGGCCAGACGGCATTTGCTGTTGGCATTGGAGGAATCACCTCGGTTCACCGAAGCGCTGCGCATGCTCGTCTCGATGCAAACGAAACCAGAACCTGAGAAGAAGGAGGTGGAGGGAAGATGAGCTCAACGCAATCGTTTCGATGGATGGGGTTGGGTCTCGTTGTCCTCATCGGGACTGCGGGCGTCCTGTGGGCCGCAGGTCCTCAGTGGGGGCGCCGCCCGCGTGATTGGCGAGACGTCGGTAGGCAAGGTGTTCCTACTTGGGAGGTAGAACGTAAGTTTGCAAAAGATGTATTCACCTTTGTACGTATCCAATACGAATCAGGCGGGTATCGACGCCGAGGCGGCGGTTGGGCCACGGACTTTCGCGATAGTGAATTGAACTTCTCCCTGCGCCTGCAGCAGATGACAACGATCAAGGTGAATCCAGAGCCGATCGTATTGCAACTCACAGATCCCGCATTGTTCGACTACCCGTTCATTTACATCATTGAACCTGGCGCTCTGACGTTTTATTCTGAAGAAGTAATCGCTCTGAGAAAGTATCTTCTCAATGGCGGCTTTCTCATGGTCGATGACTTTTGGGGCGATGAGGAATACGACAATTTCTATCAGGAAATCAAGCGAGTCTTCCCGGATCGCGAACCGTTCGACGTTCCGCTGGAACACGAGATCTTTCACTGTGTTTATGACTTGAAGGAGAAGCCGCAGCTTCCTTCGATCAATGCCGCTTGGGCAGGACGAGACTCGGGAGTTATTTGGGAGCCGCGGTCTGGATCCGACACGAGCCATGCCAACTACCGAGCCATCACCGACGACAACGGACGGATCATGGTCTTCATTTGCCACAACACCGATCTCGGAGACGGTTGGGAACGCGAGGGGGAGGACCCTTGGTATTTCGAAGAGTTCTCCGTCAAAAAGGCTTACCCGTTAGGCATCAATATCGTCACCTATGCTATGACCCACTAATAGGCTCCCACGAAGACCGTGTTGCCCGTCTCGTACGGATACATGTCCCGTGTGGTATGATCGATCGCACCCATCTCTATCAGCAGGAACGCAACTTTGAGAAACATCACCATTGCACCCGAGGAAGAAGAAGCCGTCGTCTCCCAGATTCGCGAGGGGCGCGATCGCATCTACAGCGAACTTTCGAAGACCATCGTGGGGCAAATAGATGTTATTGAACAATTGCTGGTTTGCCTTTTTTCCGGCTCGCATTGTTTGATTACCGGAGCGCCAGGTTTAGCCAAAACACTGCTGGTGCGAAGCGTCGCGCAAGTCTTTCACTTGGACTTTCGACGCATTCAGTTCACACCGGACTTGATGCCTGCCGACATCACCGGGACGGAGATCCTGGAGGAAGTGGACGGACGCAGAACGTTGCAATTCGTCCCCGGTCCGGTCTTCGCCAATGTGATTCTGGCAGACGAAATCAACCGAACACCACCCAAGACGCAGGCGGCATTGCTCGAAGCGATGCAAGAACACCAAGTCACGGCTGCAGGAAAGCGCTACGGTTTGCCAGAACCCTTCTTTGTCCTGGCAACGCAGAACCCGATTGAAATGGAAGGAACCTACCCTCTCCCGGAGGCACAGCTCGATCGTTTCATGTTCAATGTCTTGATCGACTACCTCCCCTTTGAAGACGAATTGCAGGTCGTGCTCGACACGACAAGCCGCCGGAGCGAGCCGATCGAACCCCTCTTCAGCGGCGAAGATATTCTCAAATTCCATGAGATGGTCCGACGCATGCCGATCGCCAAAGAAGTCGCCGGTTATGCAGTGAAGCTCGTCGACGCGACTCGGCCCGGCCGGAGCGGGGCGCCCGATTTCGTCAATCAGTGGATCAGCTGGGGCGCCGGGCTTCGCGCCGCCCAAATGCTGGTCCTCGGTGCGAAAGCCCGAGCCCTCTTAGCCGGACGTTCGCATGTGTCCCAAGACGATATCCGCGCATTGATCCACCCCGTGCTCCGCCACCGCATTCTGCTCAGCTACAAAGCCGAAGCAGAAGGTGTTTCTATCGAAGACTGCATCGCACGAGTGGTTCGCGAAGTCGTCTAGGCACTTACAAATACCTATCGCCGCCCACGAAGCCTTCTCGTGCTATCGGTTGCATCGTCGTTCGCTAGACTAGCTGCGCCGATGTCATCCCAATGGCTGTAGAGGTAATCGAGCCCCGCAACCGAATTCGCGTCGGACACGCCATCCACTGCTTCCCCTTCCCCTTCTAACCCCGGTCCGAACCCGCTCGAATCGTTCAAGAAATTGACGACTTGCAACACGTCAAGCGGATCGAGCGTCCCGTCGTTATTAGGATCGATATAAGGCGCCGAGAAAGGTACCGGGCGAGGAAGGACACGGCTTCCCGTCTGATTGATCTCGTTCACGAGAACCAGAGCATCCAGGGGTGTGACCGATCCATCCGCATCAACGTCAAATGGATTTTGTCGATTGAAAAATGCCGAATCGACTTGCAGAGCGACCGTGGCGACGTTGCTCCACTCGTCTTGATTATCTCGAACTCGGTATTGGAACGCATCGGAGTAAATGAGTCCTACCAGTGGATTGCTCGATGGCGTGTATTCCATTCTGCCATCGGCCAAGATCTGAACCGATCCACGTGCGGGCAATCCTACGATCTCAATGGTCGATGGTTCGATTTGTCCATCGGGATCAAGGTCGTTCGATAGGACATTCAACGTCATCGCCAACCCAATCGTGGTGCGCCCCGCATCATTCGACGCTTGCGGTGGCAATTCAACGAGGTCGGTCAAGTCGACTCGAATCAATCGATCGAACTGCAACCCATCGCTATCGGTAGTTTGAACCCGCAATACATAACCGCTGCGGGCTTCAAAGTTCATGCGAGCATTGGTGCGCAATTCGTTCCCAGCGATCGCAAAACTGCTATCGCTCGCATCTCCGTCGATGCTCAGAATGGAGTAACTAAAAGTTTCACCCAAGTCAGGGTCGGTAGTCGCGAAGGTGCCAACCAGCGTTCCAACAGACACGTTTTCATCGATAAGAGTGTTGCTGAGACTCAAGGCCGTCGGAGATTCCGCGACATCGGTGATCACGATTTCAAACGGGACTTCCGTGTAGAGACCTTGCGGATCGACAGCACGAACCACCACGCTGTAGGAGGATTGGACTTCGAAATTGGCTTCGCCGATCAACCTCAATTGATTGCCGAGAATTTCAAATGCGTCGTTGTTCCCTGCACCTGCAGGGAGCGCAAACTCAATCGGACTTCCATCGGGCTCGACTGCGGTGAGTAGCCCAATCAGGCGGCCGGTAGTCGGACCTTCCGCAATCGTCGTATTCGACAACTGAAGATTGGAAGGAGTTTCATTTTCGTTGACCACACCGATGGAGAAGGACTGCTCGACAAATCCTCCTCTTTCGTCGGTCGCACGAAGGCGTACCTGCAACGTTGACGATCCCTCGAAATCAGTCGTCTGGGCCAATACCAATCGATCTCCCACAATCTCAAATCGGCTGTTGTCCAAACTTCCTTCACCGGCGACCAACGTAAATCGAATCGGAACGACAAACGCGTCCGGGTCATCGGTGCTGAGCAAACCGATCTCGGTCGGAGGAACATTGTTCTCGACGGTCGTCGACTGACTCAAGAAGATACGTGTGGGAGCTTCGTTGATGTCCAGCACCTGCAAAACGATGGTCTGATCGACAAACAAGCTGGATGAATCCATCGCGCGAACCGTGATTGCGATGGTACCCGACGTCGCTGCCAACGATTCGAAATCCAAGAGTTCACTGGCGAACAATTGATCTCCGAGGATGTAAAGCCCGTTGTTATCGCTACCGAGCAATGAGTAGGTAAAGGTCTCGCCCCGATCCGAGTCGGTAGCCGTGAAAATACCGATCGGCGTGTCGATCGGGAAGTTCTCAGGGAGGGAACCGCGATTGAACGAGATCGATGTCGGCGCTTCGTCCATATCCGTGATCGAAATCGTATAGATTTGAGTAAGCTCGTTGCCAGCGGCGTCGCGAGCCGTCACTCCGATAACGAACGAGTCGGTCGACTCAAAATCGGTTGAAGGCAGTATGCGGAGTTCATTTCCCACAATGCCGAAGAACGAAGCGTCGGCAAACCCGTCGGGAAGAGAGTACTCGATCGGGAGCCCGTCCGGATCCGTCGCGGATAAGAGTCCCACCAGCCGGTTCGAATCGGGACTCTCTGGTAGCGTGTCGTTCGAGAGCGTTAACCCGTAGGGCAGCTCTTCCACGTTTTGAACGCGAATCACAAAGGCTTGCTCCACGAACAATCCTCCGAGATCCTCGCCCCTCAACCGTATGGAATACTCGCCCTGCGATTCAAAATCGGGAGCCGTGATGAGGTGCAGGTTCCCTGCGACGATCTCGAAGCGACCATTGTCGCTATCCCCTATCCCCGAAGCCAACGACCAGTTCAACAGATCGTTTGCATCGGGATCATCGTGAGAAAGGGGGCCGAAATCCCAAGGAATCGACACGTTCTCATACACCCAATCGCTGGAGAGGGTGATCGTCGTGGGTGCTTCGTTCACGTCGTTTACGGTAATCGTGAATGTCGCGGTGGGGCCGTCTCCCGATCGGTCGATAGCTTGGATCGCAATCGTGTAAAGGCTCTTGCCTTCATGGTTAAACGATCCGACAGCCATCAATTGATCACCGGAAATAGCAAAGTCTGCAGCGTCTCCAAACCCGACTACCAACTCAAACCGGGCGGGATCGTTCAAGTCTTCATCTGTCGAAAGAATCCGTCCGATCACGCTCCCACTCGGACTATTCTCATCCAGGCTGGAACGGGTCAGGGTCGGTGCCGTCGGTGCTTCGTTGACGTCTTGAATCAAAATGGTAAACGTCTGCTCCACCTGCATTCCACCTGCATCGCGGGCCGCAACCCGAATGGTGTGAATCGGAGACGTTTCGAAATCGAATGGATCCCGAGCGAACAGTTCATTCCCGCGAATGTCAAAGAGAGTATTGCTAAGGTCGCCTGCACCCGAAACAAGCTCGAAGGCCAATGTGTCGCCAACATCCGGATCGCTTGCGTTCAATTGCCCAATCAAACTTAGAGACGGCGCATTCTCGGGCAGAGTGTTTGCGCTCAAGGTCAATGAGTTTGGTGACTCGTTCACATCGACGATACTGACAACAAATGGACGTTCGATAGAGAGCCCGTCCTTATCTGTAGAACGAACGCGAAGCTGATAGC includes these proteins:
- a CDS encoding peptidase MA family metallohydrolase — encoded protein: MVHGITTWMVAVGCLFAWIPTAPAQSVSDQEAVKETLRVGDYDRSIAIAKEQVEKRVWNEKWPATLIETYMTLGRYADAVPVLEDSLTRFGDSLRIRLLAIQVYRMNNESSKAKEQFELIDTMVQRSPWRYTGSSELVPLGEYFLLRGEDPKTVLKACFDQAIKADPAMIDAHLATARMALSKNDAKVASQSLAKALKLDEKSPEVQYLLAKTWSSTEPERATNHLKESLAINPRYIPSLLMVAEEKMNEEAYETALEVLDEVEKVNPRLPAMWALRAAIAHLQGRYPDEGSHRTKAFEPWALNPEVDHTIGKHLAMHYRFSESVDYQRRSLTMDARYVPAQTQLAQDLLRLGKTDDGWTWVDKVRTEDPYDVTIFNLKQLQKELDRFATLEAPGFVIRMDAREAKIYGQDVVTILSEARKVLTEKYAVELEEPVYVEIFPRQKDFAIRTFGLPGGQGFLGVCFGRLITANSPAALQVDSNWKSVLWHEYCHVVTLQKTKNKMPRWLSEGISVYEERLRDKTWGQSMDPNYREMILGEDLVPLSKLSSAFLNAKSPMHVQFAYFESSLAVQFLIETYGMPAMLQLLDNLAIGMPADDALRRAPGSLEALDQEFEAFIKKEAMALAPHADWSKPTGDDRAEVEAWYQENPKAYYSIERAARGAIQNENWEEALQRAKELEALWPEDPRSDGCHAMLSRIYREMGALDDERTHLIRWLERSSDALDALLRVSEIDWKGGRALETLEWCERMQAVQPLRFDVQERRALSAEKGERWDLAEAAWKACMELDPFDIAWIEYRIAVALKKQGKMEEARRHLLLALEESPRFTEALRMLVSMQTKPEPEKKEVEGR
- a CDS encoding DUF4159 domain-containing protein, whose protein sequence is MSSTQSFRWMGLGLVVLIGTAGVLWAAGPQWGRRPRDWRDVGRQGVPTWEVERKFAKDVFTFVRIQYESGGYRRRGGGWATDFRDSELNFSLRLQQMTTIKVNPEPIVLQLTDPALFDYPFIYIIEPGALTFYSEEVIALRKYLLNGGFLMVDDFWGDEEYDNFYQEIKRVFPDREPFDVPLEHEIFHCVYDLKEKPQLPSINAAWAGRDSGVIWEPRSGSDTSHANYRAITDDNGRIMVFICHNTDLGDGWEREGEDPWYFEEFSVKKAYPLGINIVTYAMTH
- a CDS encoding AAA family ATPase, with protein sequence MRNITIAPEEEEAVVSQIREGRDRIYSELSKTIVGQIDVIEQLLVCLFSGSHCLITGAPGLAKTLLVRSVAQVFHLDFRRIQFTPDLMPADITGTEILEEVDGRRTLQFVPGPVFANVILADEINRTPPKTQAALLEAMQEHQVTAAGKRYGLPEPFFVLATQNPIEMEGTYPLPEAQLDRFMFNVLIDYLPFEDELQVVLDTTSRRSEPIEPLFSGEDILKFHEMVRRMPIAKEVAGYAVKLVDATRPGRSGAPDFVNQWISWGAGLRAAQMLVLGAKARALLAGRSHVSQDDIRALIHPVLRHRILLSYKAEAEGVSIEDCIARVVREVV